TTCTGCATTGCAGATCAAAAGCCTGCCTGGGAGGAGGAAAGAGGCGGGCAGGAAGAGACGGGGCGGCTACTGGTTCAATCTCTGGTCACCATTTATGAAAACACAAAGTCCAGTTCAGAATACAGAGAGATGACTGGGTGTAGAggagtgttgttgtgtgttgaggTTAAAGGTGATTGACCTGCATGTTTTTAGAGTGGCACCGGAAAATGTTGTTAGGTGTTAGTCTACACGTGAGTTGTCTGGGTtagttttgtgtctgtgtgtgtgtatgtgaaggCACTGGGTGGGGGCAGTGGAGGTGGGGTTGGTGTAGCTCAGGGCCTTGTCCCTCATCCCTCGGCCCCAGTCAGAGAAGGGGAGAAGGGGCAGGTTTATAGGGCTTGTGTCTTGAGCTCGATGGGCTCCCCGCGGGTGTCCTGCTGGGTCTCGTTCTCGGGAGGTCGACTGCCCTTCAGTGTGGCCAGACGCTCGGACAGACCCCTCATGCGTGGGAACAGCATGAAATCATACAGGAGGGCCCCCATGGCACCTCCTATCATAGGCCCGACCCAGTACACCTGTAAGCAGCAAAGTTAATATTTATCAGCGGTTGAGTCACTTATGAGACCTCTTAAAACAGAAGGAAGGTGAGGGAAGATCGATCGTTTCAGGTCTTACCCAGTGGTTGATAAAGTTTCTGAAGATCACAGCAGGGGCAAAGGACCTGGCAGGGTTCATTCCAGCACCCGTGTAGTACATCTGAAACACAAGAAGCACGTTTCTAATATTTACACTTCCGTATGCATGCATTTAACACTAGATTATATGCTAAGACCGGTTGTCTTTACCCCCATGAGATGTCCGATGGTAACAGAGAAGCCAATGGAGAGGGCAGCCGATCCGAGACGTCCGTTTCTCCTCTCATCAGTCACGGCGAAGATGCAGATGACAAGCTGCATGGTGAGGAAGACCTCCACAGTGGTGGCCATCCCCAGGCTGATGCCAGGCTGCAGCTGGAAATACACAAATATGATAAAAGGTGATATTTGGGCCGAGAGGTGCAGTGAATGAATGCATTTCATTTGAATCCAACCATGGTTTCATATCTTACCACATTAAACCTGAATTGGTAGTACAAACTCTAAACCAAAAAGGATTTCCCAACATTGCTACACTTATTTCCTGAAACATCCCTCTTTGGTCTTTACCGTGTTCATTGCCATGTTGCCTCTCATGTTGCCTGGTGTGACCCCATACAGCACAGCAGCCCCGGCTACAGCACCCAGGCACTGGGCAGCAATGTAGAAAATGGCTCGGAAAAGAGACATCTGTGAGCCGACAAGGTAGGCAAAAGTGACGGCAGGGTTGATGTGGCCGCCGCTGATGTGGCCGATGGACTGGATGAGGGTAGCGGCTGCCAGCCCAAAGCACAGGGCCACGTGAAGGACATGATGAGGCCCAGTGGTCCAGCGCAGGGCAGCGCCCATGCCaaagaacacaaaaaacatGGTCCCGAAGAACTCGGCAAAAACTGCCCGCCAAAAATTCATAGACCGGAACTCCCACATGGTGACGGTTGAGGCTCTCCACCAGATGAAGAGGATTCTTCAAAAATAAATCTAGAAAAGGTCAAATGTGTACCTTTTCAATCCTCTTCAGATatcaaaaactttaaaaaagagTCTCCCTTTTGTAGTCAGCTCACTAAGCTGACCAAACACAGCTGGAAAGTCAGTTTAAAGACAAAACAGGATTTCAGAACGTCAACAGACGAATCCACTCAACAGATCTTTTACCAGACTGGGTTGGTAAAGTCAACTCAGCTGCATTCGCTTGCCACCTCTGTCCACCTGTCCAAAGACATAGGTGTGAGATAATGTGGGAGTGTGGGAGGAGATCTCAGGTGGAATGGGATGTCAAGAAGAGGTGGGCATCAATGCTAAAGGGGTGTTTCTAAAAAGAGACGGGGATAGATAGCGTCCAGTGGACCTTTTAGCCTCTCTGACGGAGGGGAGAGGGCCAGACGGGCGCTTTATAATACCCCCCCAGGGGCCCCAGGTGACGCCATAATCCCCCTGTAGGGCCAAGGGCGGGGGGCAGCAGTGCTGGACATCCTAAATCAAACAAACTTAACCCCTCTGTCTCCCCCCACATAACAGCGTATGGCCAAAAGAGATGTAGCATAtctaagaggaaaaaaatatgaagtgAAAATGAGTGAGAAATTATTCTTTTTTAGAGTGAGGTAGTAACATTTTGCAGGAAAAAAGTCACAAGAGAGTGTATTCATCTTTAGAAGGAGTCAAAAATGACAGAGGAAAGAGTTGCAGTGAAGAGCAGGTTATGCTGAGTTTTCTTTCGGGAGTATGTCATCTGTTGATGTATCATAACTTTCATTATCAGGGGACACGCATGCTGATAGATTAgggcagaaaacacacacacatgtatgcacaaaaacacacatgcacacattcaaATAATACAGTTGGGGCCCCCGGACGGAAGTGCCCAAAGCTAACAGTGCTGGCCTGACCGATACACTGAAATGCCTGACCCTGTGAAACCATTGTCTGTAACAAGCATCTGGGCTACGTATGGACAGAGATAAGACAAAAATACATATTAAACCGAAGCACAAGTAACAACAGCTGGCAAAGCATTTTCTCATATTTGCAAAGCTTAGTGCCAAAATGCATGTATAAATTTGCAGCTTCTGTTTATTGGCGTGCACATAATTAATCCTGCCTGTGAGAATCAGTGATCTTTAATTGGCATTAAGCATTGCAGAGGCCTGGAAGTGTGAGCACTTTAACCTGAACTTGACACCACCTCAGGGTTCAGTGTGCACTGACACCGCCCCACAACCAGCGCCATTTGGTGGCGCTAGAAAATATTGGAGAAACATGTTAATCTGGCTGATGTGTGCAAAGAAGGGGCGAAAGCAGCAATGCAGAGAGAAAACAGTGAATCAAGCAGCAAACCAACAATAATTCACACAACGCAGCAGATTGTGCCTTCTGTTGTGACAGGAGCTTCGAGGAGGTGCTTAGCAGAGGTTAGCAGTATGTGAGGCTGTGATGCAGGAGGACGTACGACCAAAGCCCTGAACGTTCTCAGTGTGTGCGCGAGGTTGGGAAAAGGGGAGAAGGGCAGCGGGGATGCGGGGGAACGATGGGGTTACTGTGCAGCACCGGGGCGTCACGCCGACCAGCCGAGCGACATCACTGGTGGAGGAGTGTGTAtgcgtgcgcatgtgtgtgtgtgtagctgggGCGTGATGAATGCAGATAGCTGAGCTTGCCGTTTTAACTCCCTTTTATACATGTTAGAAAGAACACACACAATGCAAAATGCTGGCAGCACAGTGGCAGTTATAGCTATTGTGCatgctgtatgtgtgtctgcGAGTGTATGTGCGCATGCTGCATGCAAAtttaagagtgtgtgtgcatgtgtatgaaaATTACACACATCAACACAGAAAGTATACAATAAATGGttcgattttttttatttaatatcaaTTTTAAAGGGTTAGTTCGTCCAAATTCTTTACATATAATTTGTTGTTGATTGTACAATGCCTGTGACTTAAGACAAACTAAAGCAAATTATCAGTAAAGAGCAACTTTTTTCTATTTCAACTGAACATTTAAACTGCAAACacgtaaaacacattttaatgcgAGGCAAAAATAAAGGCGCGTACACCCACGCACAAATATGTTTAAAGGTTTCATCAAAGTATTGTCTCTCACCCACATACACGCGTATGCTCAGCGTTTCCATTTCAAATTACAAAGCGTGTTGTGACTGAAGGTGTTCTTTCTGTAGAGCCATTACAGAGGAATGAAGGTCCATTTGATTGTGAATAGGAGACCTCAGAGAAGAGATAGACGCTAACAGGCACAGACATGAGAGAGATGCTGGATGAGAGCGTCATTGAACCCACGGTGCAGGCTAAGGACCTCTTTAGCATTTCAAAGCATTCGCAAACACAAGATGCAACTGAAACATAAGGGTGTTTTCAGCAGGATTTCAATGAGTCTCTGTTAGAATTATAATGACATGCAAATGTGAAAGTGAATACTGAATCTCACAGTATTGGCTACACTTTTGCATACACTAATGACAGACAACAAGGACCTCAAAGGTCACATCCACTCCTTTTAAAATTCAGCTTCTACATGAAATTCTCCCCCACGCGCAttgaaaaaagggggaaaaataaaaattatcgTGTGCTTGTAATGCACCAGCAGAAGGTGAGAATTGCAACCCTCCCTTTGTTGCCTCATTATCACATGTGGGTTTTTTATTAGCTTTGGTTCtttgaaaacataaaacattagcTGCATACGTCCCAAAAACTGTGTTACTCTGAAGAGGAAATGGGAAGTTTTGCCATTTACAAAAGAAAAGCTGGGTTTTATCTCCATATCACACAGTCTGGGCTTTTTTTCTCCATCCCACTCATGTCTTATAGCTTTTTGTTAGTATTACTACTGCTAGTGTTCTCAAATTTAGGAATAAGATTGtatttttacctaattttactGCGTCACTGCAACTTTAAGACATTTCTGTTTTGTGCCATGAGGCCTGCAATAAAGTTTTTTTCACGTACTCTGAGCATTGGAAACAAGTTGTGAACACTGAGATTTCATCATCTTTTATACAGTAAATGCATAACTTTAACATGTACACATCTGGGGGTCATATTTCTGTCTTTCTGGTAAGTCTAAGTCTAACAATCATTCTCTTTTGTCTCTGTTTTTGGTCTCCATTAACTTATGAGGGGATATATCTGCTAACTAAGCACTCCATTGTGTGAATTAGTGAGTCGCTATCTGTGCCTGATTGCTGTTTTTAAGATAGTTTGTAAGGTTTCTAGagcattttgctttttaaatctgCAAACAGCTCTCTCCTGTGACAAAAGGGAGAAATCAGAGTCCTATTTTGTGAAATTagacaaaataaatatgaaaaacttaCTTCTGAGTAAGTCAAAAGTTTTACATACCCAACTAAACACTTTGAGATAATACCCCAAAGTGTGGCGTAAACAAGCTTCCATAAACTTCAAACTGTGACTTGTACATTAAGATGATCTTCTTTAGAATAAAATTTGGCATTTGAATGTATAAATCGTACATTTGTACACTCATTTGTAACATGGAAAGATTGGAATATTtccaatatttatatttttgaatCACCTTCATGAAATTAGCCCCAGAATGACTGGAAACTGAAGCTCTTCAAATGTAAGGAGAGCTGCACATTTATGTGATAATTCTCTGTGAATCAAATTTAGCGACTGCTATTCAGTAAAAAGTCCAAGTACATGTTTTAAGCTGCAGTTAATTTCCATCTTGTGCTAGGTCTTCGTTCAAAATCAAATTAATCTTGTAACTGTAGCTAACTTAGTCTTTGGCCAGCTCGTAAAACAAGAATTGACCAAATATAACACGAACCTCCAAAAAACAAGCGTACTTAGGATGAGATCTTTCAGCTGAAAATTCAGTTTTCCCAGAAATCCGAACAGTGAAGTATCTCATTGAAATTCATTTTCTGGGCATTTTTGGTTGAGGATGTTTTATTATCCTACACTAAGAGAGAAATACTGTGCTTTGTGCTTCGTACCGTTTTATGACAGTTGTTGTTGAACTGTTTGCTAACCTGATTCCaaaaaatgatgtgtttttgtgcagaAATCTTCCAAAATAT
This region of Maylandia zebra isolate NMK-2024a linkage group LG20, Mzebra_GT3a, whole genome shotgun sequence genomic DNA includes:
- the mipb gene encoding major intrinsic protein of lens fiber b; the protein is MWEFRSMNFWRAVFAEFFGTMFFVFFGMGAALRWTTGPHHVLHVALCFGLAAATLIQSIGHISGGHINPAVTFAYLVGSQMSLFRAIFYIAAQCLGAVAGAAVLYGVTPGNMRGNMAMNTLQPGISLGMATTVEVFLTMQLVICIFAVTDERRNGRLGSAALSIGFSVTIGHLMGMYYTGAGMNPARSFAPAVIFRNFINHWVYWVGPMIGGAMGALLYDFMLFPRMRGLSERLATLKGSRPPENETQQDTRGEPIELKTQAL